From Anopheles arabiensis isolate DONGOLA chromosome 3, AaraD3, whole genome shotgun sequence, a single genomic window includes:
- the LOC120901048 gene encoding uncharacterized protein LOC120901048: protein MTTNNEVEQNGALIVKSEASEATVIANINFPDFDQEDIETWFICLKASFHVNGIKLDKFKFNTVIVALGSRAKYVHSVIKQCQNENNSNKYETLKEAVIAHFQPSETQRLSSLLSGMSLGDQKPSVLLSEMRRLGGAGCTDNILTNLWLRTLPSTTRAIIAAMPTATLDDQAKVADKILEAPREQISSIQHRGDGATINSLEQRIEALTQRLDEALTARKCEKQKADNPNVPCIFFDGKIEVYSQPRPM from the exons ATGACAACCAACAACGAAGTTGAACAAAATGGTGCGCTGATTGTGAAAAGTGAGGCAAGTGAAGCTACAGTGATTGCCAATATAAATTTCCCAGACTTCGACCAAGAGGATATTGAAACCTGGTTCATATGCCTTAAAGCCTCTTTTCACGTCAACGGCATTAAACTGGACAAGTTTAAGTTCAACACAGTGATCGTCGCTCTTGGTTCACGAGCAAAATACGTGCATTCAGTTATAAAGCAGTGCCAAAACGAAAATAACAGCAACAAGTACGAAACACTAAAGGAAGCTGTTATCGCTCATTTCCAACCATCGGAAACACAGCGACTGAGCAGTTTGCTGTCCGGCATGTCCCTTGGAGACCAGAAACCCAGCGTCTTGCTGTCCGAGATGCGCCGCTTAGGAGGAGCAGGTTGTACCGACAACATCCTGACCAACTTATGGTTGCGAACCCTGCCCAGCACAACTCGTGCCATCATCGCTGCCATGCCAACCGCAACACTGGACGATCAGGCAAAAGTTGCTGACAAGATTCTGGAGGCACCCCGCGAGCAGATTTCCTCTATTCAACATCGAGGAGATGGAGCTACGATAAATTCGCTGGAACAACGTATCGAAGCCCTTACGCAACGCTTAGATGAAGCACTAACAG CTCGCAAGTGTGAAAAACAGAAGGCTGACAACCCGAACGTAccgtgtatttttttcgacGGGAAGATCGAGGTGTACTCTCAACCGCGACCGATGTAA